From Salvia splendens isolate huo1 chromosome 3, SspV2, whole genome shotgun sequence, a single genomic window includes:
- the LOC121793559 gene encoding F-box protein At1g67340-like, with translation MNTQVSAHISFGHSISIYYKGSNEEEFDCRMRTRRGPPDLCIDDERYRFLKRPKVQVEFSRDFFNSLPDDLVLCVLCKLSSTAGCPPDFINILFTCKRLNILGLSSIVLSKACREMLAVKAKNWSESSHRFLKLCADTGNAEACYTLGMIQFYCLQNRGSGASLMAKAAIASHAPALYSLAVVQFNGSGGTKSDKDLRAGVALCARAAFVGHIDALRELGHCLQDGYGVKKNVAEGRRFLIQANARELASVLVTCPPSWLAGEGGCRLLSDFGCNVPSAEPHPANRFLSEWFSDRTGNVIGPGLRLCSQSICGKPETRRHEFRRCSVCGAVNYCSRACQALDWKLRHKVECTAVDNGALF, from the exons ATGAATACTCAGGTCTCAGCTCATATCTCATTCGGCCATTCCATATCCATATACTACAAAGGCAGCAACGAAGAAGAATTTGATTGCAGAATGAGAACGAGAAGGGGTCCGCCGGATTTGTGTATCGACGATGAAAGATATAGATTTCTCAAGAGACCAAAAGTGCAAGTTGAATTCTCGcgtgatttttttaattctctccCGGATGATCTTGTGCTGTGTGTTCTCTGCAAGCTCAGCTCTACCGCTGGATGCCCACCCGATTTCATCAATATTCTCTTTAC ATGCAAAAGACTCAACATATTAGGCCTGAGCTCAATCGTACTCTCGAAAGCATGCCGGGAAATGCTGGCAGTGAAGGCGAAAAACTGGTCGGAATCGAGTCACCGGTTTCTCAAACTCTGCGCCGATACCGGAAACGCTGAAGCCTGCTACACCCTAGGCATG ATTCAATTCTATTGTTTGCAAAACCGAGGTAGCGGCGCGTCACTGATGGCGAAGGCGGCGATCGCCTCCCACGCGCCGGCTCTCTACTCCCTCGCCGTCGTCCAGTTTAACGGCAGCGGCGGCACCAAGAGCGACAAGGACCTCCGCGCCGGCGTCGCGCTGTGCGCACGCGCCGCCTTCGTGGGCCACATCGACGCCCTCCGCGAGCTCGGCCACTGCCTTCAGGACGGCTACGGCGTGAAGAAGAACGTCGCTGAGGGGCGTCGCTTCTTAATTCAGGCTAACGCGCGTGAGCTCGCCTCCGTCCTTGTCACTTGCCCGCCGTCGTGGCTGGCCGGAGAGGGCGGCTGCCGGTTGCTTAGCGATTTCGGGTGCAATGTGCCGTCGGCGGAGCCCCACCCTGCGAACCGGTTTTTGTCAGAGTGGTTCTCGGATCGAACCGGAAATGTTATCGGACCGGGTCTACGGCTCTGCTCTCAGTCGATTTGCGGCAAACCGGAGACACGTAGGCACGAGTTTCGTCGGTGCTCGGTGTGCGGAGCAGTGAATTATTGCTCACGGGCTTGTCAGGCCCTGGATTGGAAACTGCGCCATAAGGTGGAGTGCACTGCCGTCGACAACGGGGCTCTTTTTTAG